A genomic window from Betta splendens chromosome 17, fBetSpl5.4, whole genome shotgun sequence includes:
- the yeats2 gene encoding YEATS domain-containing protein 2 isoform X2, with protein sequence MHSSKAKAVMSGIKRKIEDNDPDYEDVSLIQNSKRNKAAEHNAREATVQKIEAIIRKQFSLEMKNKEHEIDVISQRLNDARRMMDKLRACIVANYYANVGITKVSEHSSKSDPAVLNHPAIRRFLESPSRSSSPLNQGSETLSLGHSESEFLSHHGEGADRDGTWREDMSRHERRPGRNTGKDTFGVPSSVGAEQRVTYHTTGDEASRLYVKKTIVVGNVSKYIPPDKREENDQSTHKWMVYVRGSRREPSIDHFVKKVWFFLHPSYKPNDLVEVSEPPFHLTRRGWGEFPVRIQIHFKDPRNKRIDIIHQLKLDRTYTGLQTLGAETVVDVELHRNSFGQDYIHQPSSSNVMHRAASPTSGTSQSGRCTSPLSHDHSVDKGEIGKSAGSHSSGPTAGERTPTRPKASDRITLGSHGNSAFQPITSSCKIVPQGQSPSPAESPGKSFQPITMSCKIVSGSPISTPSHSPLPRTPTTSTPAHSKQSSSSVLNNPYIIVDKPSQVISMASSSAASTASPAAKPCSVQGTRSPGPKVHTGSFLPSGVKVIIKQEPGEVSTQQQQMVSTVTSQQQPATTAHQFVAVKGGHMISVSAQKQAAGATTSKMLGIPVSSTLQSAVKQVAISSGQILVAKGNPTVSKVVGGKQVLAQGVAKAIVSGTSGISGQQAATKAASGTSGKSGVMATLQLPANNLANLANLPPGTKLYLTTNSKNPSGKGKLLLIPQGAILRASSASQQSQSSSSASAGASQTSSSSSSSSSLPSNLSYTSYILKQTPQGTFLVGQPAQGSGKQSGSTSTGHTASSPALTQQAIRVTAGQKAAILAQVVGSSQGAQVKMSDGSVKTVTAASGHLSKPGTTTLRMTGGVITAASSTPGSISATAAAASSQQQQAAEGGKSASQHALLVAANQSAVISAAKSASAASSSTSKAAAATLVKGNSATMTKSSVGSAGAAVSVAKGVTNMPVVSMSKSATVGTVVGASKSSGTSLTTAASLVSSIAAGGGKTGAALSGMLKIHSGGSSSQQTVLTIPANQIKQLGVGTGSGGLQTIFMPVGKVVSKGSVSTSASSSATPGAAGAGASPSPTSQTPPSLALPLAQVKTEPGAGTAVTAGPSNPVTAPGHVASAAMTVKQEQGADSTAHDLINTEHIETMMQLLTAVVKKFPLIVPDKTEDSHPFCASSIEQYYSWNIGKRRASELQRAVAVKRVVQDVLDRSPRLQALTPPKTREVVQWCRQRGYTPPDPEPQRKNDDESIEDILTQIDNEPECPSTLSGYEELVLRLEQMQALLKPEPEEDNEIVDIVTMTPPCQKLKVKEEEQETDTEPKFFLGPCVSAQFVSETAQQIGVTFQPVEVEKNVFAPAVEAMILKATEQFASDILREALAGAYAKSPQNRAPREITAMNIHQAVSSIPTCDFLTNTHLGYMAKDS encoded by the exons ATGCATTCGTCTAAAGCAAAG GCTGTCATGTCAGGAATTAAAAGGAAAATAGAAGACAATGATCCTGACTACGAGGACGTTTCTCTTATTCAGAACAGCAAGAGAAACAAGGCAGCTGAACATAATG CCCGAGAAGCCACTGTACAGAAGATTGAAGCCATCATCAGGAAGCAGTTTTCCTTGGAGATGAAGAACAAAGAGCATGAGATAGATGTGATAAGTCAG CGACTTAATGATGCCAGGAGAATGATGGACAAGCTTAGGGCATGTATAGTTGCCAATTACTACGCCAACGTTGGGATAACAAAGGTCTCAGAG CATTCCTCTAAGAGTGACCCTGCCGTGCTCAACCATCCTGCCATCCGTCGCTTCCTGGAGTCCCCGTCccgttcttcttctcctctaaACCAGGGCTCTGAGACGCTTTCTCTGGGCCACTCAGAATCGGAGTTCCTCTCGCATCATGGAGAGGGAGCGGACAGAGATGGAACATGGAGAGAGGATATGAGCCGGCACGAGCGCAGACCCGGGCGCAATACGGGCAAA GATACATTTGGTGTCCCATCGTCtgtgggagcagagcagagggtgACCTATCACACTACTGGAGATGAAGCCTCTAGACTCTACGTTAAGAAGACAATAGTAGTGGGGAATGTATCCAA GTACATTCCTCCTGACAAGCGTGAAGAAAATGACCAGTCTACCCATAAGTGGATGGTGTATGTCAGAGGTTCCAGAAGAGAACCCAGCATAGACCATTTTGTGAAGAAAGTCTGGTTCTTCTTGCATCCCAGCTACAAACCCAACGACCTTGTTGAAGTCAG TGAGCCTCCCTTTCATTTAACACGTCGCGGCTGGGGTGAGTTTCCTGTGAGAATCCAGATCCACTTCAAAGACCCTCGCAACAAACGTATTGACATCATTCACCAACTAAAG CTGGACAGAACATATACTGGGCTACAGACTCTTGGGGCAGAAACT GTGGTTGATGTGGAGCTGCATAGAAACTCTTTTGGACAAGACTATATTCATCAGCCTTCCTCCTCCAATGTGATGCACAGAGCAGCCAGTCCCACCTCAGGCACCTCCCAAAGTGGTCGCTGCACTTCGCCACTTTCACACGATCACAGTGTTGACAAAG GtgagattggaaaatctgcaggGAGCCACAGCTCAGGCCCCACTGCTGGTGAACGCACCCCGACTCGACCCAAGGCCAGTGACAGGATCACCCTGGGTTCCCATGGCAACTCGGCTTTCCAGCCTATCACATCAAGTTGTAAAATTGTCCCACAAGGGCAGTCGCCCAGTCCTGCAGAGTCTCCTGGGAAATCATTCCAACCAATCACAATGAGCTGTAAAATTGTGTCAG GGTCTCCTATTTCCACCCCAAGCCACTCCCCACTTCCACGCACGCCCACCACCTCCACGCCTGCACACAGCAAGCAGAGTTCTTCATCAGTGCTCAACAATCCTTATATCATTGTTGACAAGCCAAGCCAGGTGATCAGCATGGCTTCCTCATCTGCTGCCTCCACAG CGAGCCCTGCAGCCAAACCGTGTTCTGTTCAAGGGACTCGTTCTCCAGGCCCCAAAGTTCACACTGGCTCATTTCTTCCATCTGGCGTGAAG GTTATTATTAAGCAAGAGCCAGGAGAAGtctcaacacagcagcagcagatggtttCCACAGTAACCAGCCAGCAGCAACCTGCCACTACAGCACACCAGTTTGTGGCAGTGAAGGGGGGTCACATGATCTCTGTGTCAGCCCAGAAACAGGCAGCAGGCGCCACAACTAGCAAG ATGTTAGGGATTCCTGTTAGCTCGACACTTCAGTCTGCAGTCAAACAGGTGGCTATTAGCAGTGGACAGATTTTGGTCGCCAAGGGCAACCCCACCGTCTCCAAGGTAGTTGGTGGGAAGCAGGTTTTGGCACAGGGAGTCGCTAAAGCCATTGTCAGTGGAACCAGTGGCATTTCTGGTCAGCAGGCTGCTACCAAAGCAGCAAGTGGTACAAGTGGCAAGAGTGGAG TGATGGCTACTCTTCAGCTGCCGGCCAATAACCTGGCCAATCTGGCTAATTTGCCCCCGGGCACCAAACTCTACCTGACTACCAACAGTAAGAATCCCTCAGGGAAAGGAAAGCTGCTTCTCATCCCTCAGGGAGCAATCCTCCGAGCTTCTAGCGCAA GTCAGCAGTCCCAAAGCAGCTCATCGGCAAGCGCTGGGGCCTctcagacctcctcctcctcctcctcatctagCAGTCTGCCTTCCAACCTCTCCTACACATCCTATATTCTTAAACAAACCCCACAG GGTACATTTCTTGTTGGTCAGCCAGCGCAGGGCTCAGGGAAGCAGAGTGGTTCCACCTCAACAGGTCACACAGCATCATCACCAGCACTTACCCAGCAAGCAATTAGAGTGACTGCTGGACAAAAGGCAGCCATACTGGCTCAG GTGGTGGGTAGCTCTCAGGGTGCACAGGTCAAGATGTCTGATGGCTCAGTTAAGACAGTAACCGCAGCATCAGGCCACTTGTCCAAGCCAGGAACGACCACATTGAGGATGACAGGTGGAGTCATCACCGCTGCTAGTTCCACCCCAGGCTCCATCagtgctacagcagcagcagcatccagccAACAACAACAG GCTGCCGAAGGTGGAAAGTCAGCCTCTCAGCACGCGCTACTGGTGGCGGCCAATCAATCAGCAGTAATCAGTGCAGCTAAGAGTGCCAGCGCTGCGAGCAGCAGTACATCAAAGGCGGCTGCAGCCACTTTGGTCAAAGGCAACTCTGCCACAATGACAAAAAGTTCCGTGGGTTCAGCGGGAGCTGCAGTAAGTGTTGCAAAAGGCGTCACCAACATGCCCGTCGTCAGCATGTCTAAGAGCGCCACGGTGGGGACGGTGGTGGGCGCCTCCAAAAGCAGTGGCACGTCGCTGACCACCGCGGCCTCTTTAGTCAGCAGCATAGCAGCGGGAGGAGGCAAGACTGGTGCCGCTCTGTCCG ggATGCTAAAAATCCACTCTGGAGGTTCAAGCTCCCAGCAGACAGTCTTAACCATCCCAGCCAATCAGATAAAGCAGCTGGGGGTTGGCACTGGATCTGGAGGGCTGCAGACCATATTCATGCCTGTTGGGAAAG TAGTGTCTAAAGGCTCAGTCTCcacttctgcttcctcttctgccacacctggagcagctggagctggagcctccCCAAGTCCTACCAgccagacccccccctcccttgcTCTGCCTCTGGCACAAG TGAAGACGGAGCCGGGTGCTGGCACAGCTGTTACAGCTGGTCCATCAAACCCGGTGACTGCTCCTGGTCACGTAGCCTCTGCTGCTATGACTGTGAAGCAAGAACAAGGGGCAGATAGTACTGCACACGACCTCATCAA CACTGAGCACATAGAGACCATGATGCAGCTGTTGACAGCTGTGGTGAAGAAATTTCCTCTGATTGTTCCAGATAAGA ccGAGGACTCCCATCCATTCTGTGCATCTTCGATAGAACAGTATTATTCCTGGAATATTGGCAAGCGCAGAGCATCAGAG CTTCAGCGAGCAGTGGCAGTGAAGCGCGTTGTCCAGGACGTGTTGGACCGCTCGCCCCGACTACAAGCTCTAACTCCCCCAAAGACCAGAGAGGTGGTGCAGTGGTGCCGGCAGAGGGGCTACACGCCACCTGACCCCGAACCCCAGCGCAAGAACGATGACGAGTCCATTGAGGACATCCTCACCCAGATAGATAATGAGCCTG AATGCCCATCAACACTGAGTGGCTACGAGGAGCTGGTGCTGCGGCTGGAGCAGATGCAAGCGCTGCTGAAGCCCGAACCCGAGGAGGACAATGAAATAGTGGATATCGTCACCATGACTCCACCTTGTCAGAAGCTGAAGGTCAAAGAGGAGGAGCAAGAAACCGACACCGAGCCCAAATTTTTTCTGGGCCCGTGTGTGTCCGCCCAGTTTGTCAGTGAAACAGCTCAGCAG ATCGGCGTGACCTTCCAACCTGTCGAGGTGGAAAAGAACGTGTTTGCTCCAGCTGTCGAGGCTATGATCCTGAAG GCTACAGAGCAGTTTGCCAGCGACATCCTGAGAGAAGCTCTGGCTGGGGCCTACGCCAAGTCCCCTCAGAACAG GGCTCCCAGAGAAATCACAGCCATGAATATCCACCAGGCGGTCTCCAGCATCCCCACCTGTGACTTCCTGACCAACACACACCTGGGTTACATGGCCAAGGACAGCTGA
- the yeats2 gene encoding YEATS domain-containing protein 2 isoform X6, whose protein sequence is MHSSKAKAVMSGIKRKIEDNDPDYEDVSLIQNSKRNKAAEHNAREATVQKIEAIIRKQFSLEMKNKEHEIDVISQRLNDARRMMDKLRACIVANYYANVGITKVSEHSSKSDPAVLNHPAIRRFLESPSRSSSPLNQGSETLSLGHSESEFLSHHGEGADRDGTWREDMSRHERRPGRNTGKDTFGVPSSVGAEQRVTYHTTGDEASRLYVKKTIVVGNVSKYIPPDKREENDQSTHKWMVYVRGSRREPSIDHFVKKVWFFLHPSYKPNDLVEVSEPPFHLTRRGWGEFPVRIQIHFKDPRNKRIDIIHQLKLDRTYTGLQTLGAETVVDVELHRNSFGQDYIHQPSSSNVMHRAASPTSGTSQSGRCTSPLSHDHSVDKGEIGKSAGSHSSGPTAGERTPTRPKASDRITLGSHGNSAFQPITSSCKIVPQGQSPSPAESPGKSFQPITMSCKIVSGSPISTPSHSPLPRTPTTSTPAHSKQSSSSVLNNPYIIVDKPSQVISMASSSAASTASPAAKPCSVQGTRSPGPKVHTGSFLPSGVKVIIKQEPGEVSTQQQQMVSTVTSQQQPATTAHQFVAVKGGHMISVSAQKQAAGATTSKMLGIPVSSTLQSAVKQVAISSGQILVAKGNPTVSKVVGGKQVLAQGVAKAIVSGTSGISGQQAATKAASGTSGKSGVMATLQLPANNLANLANLPPGTKLYLTTNSKNPSGKGKLLLIPQGAILRASSASQQSQSSSSASAGASQTSSSSSSSSSLPSNLSYTSYILKQTPQGTFLVGQPAQGSGKQSGSTSTGHTASSPALTQQAIRVTAGQKAAILAQVVGSSQGAQVKMSDGSVKTVTAASGHLSKPGTTTLRMTGGVITAASSTPGSISATAAAASSQQQQAAEGGKSASQHALLVAANQSAVISAAKSASAASSSTSKAAAATLVKGNSATMTKSSVGSAGAAVSVAKGVTNMPVVSMSKSATVGTVVGASKSSGTSLTTAASLVSSIAAGGGKTGAALSGMLKIHSGGSSSQQTVLTIPANQIKQLGVGTGSGGLQTIFMPVGKVKTEPGAGTAVTAGPSNPVTAPGHVASAAMTVKQEQGADSTAHDLINTEHIETMMQLLTAVVKKFPLIVPDKTEDSHPFCASSIEQYYSWNIGKRRASELQRAVAVKRVVQDVLDRSPRLQALTPPKTREVVQWCRQRGYTPPDPEPQRKNDDESIEDILTQIDNEPAECPSTLSGYEELVLRLEQMQALLKPEPEEDNEIVDIVTMTPPCQKLKVKEEEQETDTEPKFFLGPCVSAQFVSETAQQIGVTFQPVEVEKNVFAPAVEAMILKATEQFASDILREALAGAYAKSPQNRAPREITAMNIHQAVSSIPTCDFLTNTHLGYMAKDS, encoded by the exons ATGCATTCGTCTAAAGCAAAG GCTGTCATGTCAGGAATTAAAAGGAAAATAGAAGACAATGATCCTGACTACGAGGACGTTTCTCTTATTCAGAACAGCAAGAGAAACAAGGCAGCTGAACATAATG CCCGAGAAGCCACTGTACAGAAGATTGAAGCCATCATCAGGAAGCAGTTTTCCTTGGAGATGAAGAACAAAGAGCATGAGATAGATGTGATAAGTCAG CGACTTAATGATGCCAGGAGAATGATGGACAAGCTTAGGGCATGTATAGTTGCCAATTACTACGCCAACGTTGGGATAACAAAGGTCTCAGAG CATTCCTCTAAGAGTGACCCTGCCGTGCTCAACCATCCTGCCATCCGTCGCTTCCTGGAGTCCCCGTCccgttcttcttctcctctaaACCAGGGCTCTGAGACGCTTTCTCTGGGCCACTCAGAATCGGAGTTCCTCTCGCATCATGGAGAGGGAGCGGACAGAGATGGAACATGGAGAGAGGATATGAGCCGGCACGAGCGCAGACCCGGGCGCAATACGGGCAAA GATACATTTGGTGTCCCATCGTCtgtgggagcagagcagagggtgACCTATCACACTACTGGAGATGAAGCCTCTAGACTCTACGTTAAGAAGACAATAGTAGTGGGGAATGTATCCAA GTACATTCCTCCTGACAAGCGTGAAGAAAATGACCAGTCTACCCATAAGTGGATGGTGTATGTCAGAGGTTCCAGAAGAGAACCCAGCATAGACCATTTTGTGAAGAAAGTCTGGTTCTTCTTGCATCCCAGCTACAAACCCAACGACCTTGTTGAAGTCAG TGAGCCTCCCTTTCATTTAACACGTCGCGGCTGGGGTGAGTTTCCTGTGAGAATCCAGATCCACTTCAAAGACCCTCGCAACAAACGTATTGACATCATTCACCAACTAAAG CTGGACAGAACATATACTGGGCTACAGACTCTTGGGGCAGAAACT GTGGTTGATGTGGAGCTGCATAGAAACTCTTTTGGACAAGACTATATTCATCAGCCTTCCTCCTCCAATGTGATGCACAGAGCAGCCAGTCCCACCTCAGGCACCTCCCAAAGTGGTCGCTGCACTTCGCCACTTTCACACGATCACAGTGTTGACAAAG GtgagattggaaaatctgcaggGAGCCACAGCTCAGGCCCCACTGCTGGTGAACGCACCCCGACTCGACCCAAGGCCAGTGACAGGATCACCCTGGGTTCCCATGGCAACTCGGCTTTCCAGCCTATCACATCAAGTTGTAAAATTGTCCCACAAGGGCAGTCGCCCAGTCCTGCAGAGTCTCCTGGGAAATCATTCCAACCAATCACAATGAGCTGTAAAATTGTGTCAG GGTCTCCTATTTCCACCCCAAGCCACTCCCCACTTCCACGCACGCCCACCACCTCCACGCCTGCACACAGCAAGCAGAGTTCTTCATCAGTGCTCAACAATCCTTATATCATTGTTGACAAGCCAAGCCAGGTGATCAGCATGGCTTCCTCATCTGCTGCCTCCACAG CGAGCCCTGCAGCCAAACCGTGTTCTGTTCAAGGGACTCGTTCTCCAGGCCCCAAAGTTCACACTGGCTCATTTCTTCCATCTGGCGTGAAG GTTATTATTAAGCAAGAGCCAGGAGAAGtctcaacacagcagcagcagatggtttCCACAGTAACCAGCCAGCAGCAACCTGCCACTACAGCACACCAGTTTGTGGCAGTGAAGGGGGGTCACATGATCTCTGTGTCAGCCCAGAAACAGGCAGCAGGCGCCACAACTAGCAAG ATGTTAGGGATTCCTGTTAGCTCGACACTTCAGTCTGCAGTCAAACAGGTGGCTATTAGCAGTGGACAGATTTTGGTCGCCAAGGGCAACCCCACCGTCTCCAAGGTAGTTGGTGGGAAGCAGGTTTTGGCACAGGGAGTCGCTAAAGCCATTGTCAGTGGAACCAGTGGCATTTCTGGTCAGCAGGCTGCTACCAAAGCAGCAAGTGGTACAAGTGGCAAGAGTGGAG TGATGGCTACTCTTCAGCTGCCGGCCAATAACCTGGCCAATCTGGCTAATTTGCCCCCGGGCACCAAACTCTACCTGACTACCAACAGTAAGAATCCCTCAGGGAAAGGAAAGCTGCTTCTCATCCCTCAGGGAGCAATCCTCCGAGCTTCTAGCGCAA GTCAGCAGTCCCAAAGCAGCTCATCGGCAAGCGCTGGGGCCTctcagacctcctcctcctcctcctcatctagCAGTCTGCCTTCCAACCTCTCCTACACATCCTATATTCTTAAACAAACCCCACAG GGTACATTTCTTGTTGGTCAGCCAGCGCAGGGCTCAGGGAAGCAGAGTGGTTCCACCTCAACAGGTCACACAGCATCATCACCAGCACTTACCCAGCAAGCAATTAGAGTGACTGCTGGACAAAAGGCAGCCATACTGGCTCAG GTGGTGGGTAGCTCTCAGGGTGCACAGGTCAAGATGTCTGATGGCTCAGTTAAGACAGTAACCGCAGCATCAGGCCACTTGTCCAAGCCAGGAACGACCACATTGAGGATGACAGGTGGAGTCATCACCGCTGCTAGTTCCACCCCAGGCTCCATCagtgctacagcagcagcagcatccagccAACAACAACAG GCTGCCGAAGGTGGAAAGTCAGCCTCTCAGCACGCGCTACTGGTGGCGGCCAATCAATCAGCAGTAATCAGTGCAGCTAAGAGTGCCAGCGCTGCGAGCAGCAGTACATCAAAGGCGGCTGCAGCCACTTTGGTCAAAGGCAACTCTGCCACAATGACAAAAAGTTCCGTGGGTTCAGCGGGAGCTGCAGTAAGTGTTGCAAAAGGCGTCACCAACATGCCCGTCGTCAGCATGTCTAAGAGCGCCACGGTGGGGACGGTGGTGGGCGCCTCCAAAAGCAGTGGCACGTCGCTGACCACCGCGGCCTCTTTAGTCAGCAGCATAGCAGCGGGAGGAGGCAAGACTGGTGCCGCTCTGTCCG ggATGCTAAAAATCCACTCTGGAGGTTCAAGCTCCCAGCAGACAGTCTTAACCATCCCAGCCAATCAGATAAAGCAGCTGGGGGTTGGCACTGGATCTGGAGGGCTGCAGACCATATTCATGCCTGTTGGGAAAG TGAAGACGGAGCCGGGTGCTGGCACAGCTGTTACAGCTGGTCCATCAAACCCGGTGACTGCTCCTGGTCACGTAGCCTCTGCTGCTATGACTGTGAAGCAAGAACAAGGGGCAGATAGTACTGCACACGACCTCATCAA CACTGAGCACATAGAGACCATGATGCAGCTGTTGACAGCTGTGGTGAAGAAATTTCCTCTGATTGTTCCAGATAAGA ccGAGGACTCCCATCCATTCTGTGCATCTTCGATAGAACAGTATTATTCCTGGAATATTGGCAAGCGCAGAGCATCAGAG CTTCAGCGAGCAGTGGCAGTGAAGCGCGTTGTCCAGGACGTGTTGGACCGCTCGCCCCGACTACAAGCTCTAACTCCCCCAAAGACCAGAGAGGTGGTGCAGTGGTGCCGGCAGAGGGGCTACACGCCACCTGACCCCGAACCCCAGCGCAAGAACGATGACGAGTCCATTGAGGACATCCTCACCCAGATAGATAATGAGCCTG CAGAATGCCCATCAACACTGAGTGGCTACGAGGAGCTGGTGCTGCGGCTGGAGCAGATGCAAGCGCTGCTGAAGCCCGAACCCGAGGAGGACAATGAAATAGTGGATATCGTCACCATGACTCCACCTTGTCAGAAGCTGAAGGTCAAAGAGGAGGAGCAAGAAACCGACACCGAGCCCAAATTTTTTCTGGGCCCGTGTGTGTCCGCCCAGTTTGTCAGTGAAACAGCTCAGCAG ATCGGCGTGACCTTCCAACCTGTCGAGGTGGAAAAGAACGTGTTTGCTCCAGCTGTCGAGGCTATGATCCTGAAG GCTACAGAGCAGTTTGCCAGCGACATCCTGAGAGAAGCTCTGGCTGGGGCCTACGCCAAGTCCCCTCAGAACAG GGCTCCCAGAGAAATCACAGCCATGAATATCCACCAGGCGGTCTCCAGCATCCCCACCTGTGACTTCCTGACCAACACACACCTGGGTTACATGGCCAAGGACAGCTGA